A stretch of the Malus sylvestris chromosome 10, drMalSylv7.2, whole genome shotgun sequence genome encodes the following:
- the LOC126586979 gene encoding uncharacterized protein LOC126586979 isoform X2, producing the protein MSPFEHGEVFVLDDGGEVDLDLGNYERFLDLTLTRDNNITTGKIYQSVIDRERKGDYLGKTVQVVPHITDAIQEWIERVAMVPVDGKESPADVCVIELGGTIGDIESMPFIEALGQFSYRVGLENFCLIHVSLVPVLNVVGEQKTKPTQHSVRVLRGQGLTPNILACRSTKPLEDNVKAKLAQFCHVPAENIVTLYDVPNIWHIPLLLRDQNAHEAILKGFNLLGVAREPNLREWTARTEISANLHDPVRIAMVGKYTGLSDAYLSVLKALLHASVACRRKLVVDWVAAGDLEDVTAAEAPAAYKAAWDLLKGADGVLVPGGFGDRGVQGKILAAKYARENKVPYLGICLGMQIAVIEFARSVLGIADANSTEFDSETTSPCVIFMPEGSKTHMGGTMRLGSRRTYFKVTDCKSAKLYGNVAFVDERHRHRYEVNPDMISQLENAGLSFVGRDETGRRMEIVELPTHPYFVGVQFHPEYKSRPGKPSALFLGLIAAACMHPNTIPQINGHVPKPVANGTSNGRVTVKAHQNGHAFKPSNGSLNGVYSNGNGIHF; encoded by the exons ATGTCTCCTTTTGAGCATGGGGAGGTGTTTGTCTTAGATGATGGTGGCGAG gtGGACCTTGACCTCGGAAACTATGAGCGGTTTCTTGATCTGACTTTGACCCGCGATAACAACATCACGACTGGAAAAATTTATCAG TCTGTTATTGACAGAGAGCGAAAGGGAGATTatcttggaaaaactgtccag GTTGTTCCACACATTACAGATGCCATCCAAGAGTGGATTGAGCGTGTGGCAATGGTACCTGTGGATGGGAAAGAAAGTCCAGCTGATGTTTGTGTCATTGAATTGGGTGGAACTATAG GGGATATTGAATCAATGCCTTTTATTGAGGCCCTTGGCCAGTTTTCATATCGTGTAG GACTTGAAAATTTCTGCTTGATTCATGTCAGTCTTGTGCCAGTTCTCAATGTTGTTGGTGAACAG AAAACAAAGCCTACACAGCACAGCGTTCGGGTACTCCGAGGACAGGGTTTGACACCTAATATTCTAGCTTGTAGGAGTACAAAG CCACTTGAGGATAACGTTAAAGCAAAACTCGCTCAATTTTGCCACGTGCCG GCTGAAAATATTGTCACTCTTTATGATGTTCCAAACATTTGGCACATCCCTTTGCTTTTAAGA GATCAGAATGCACACGAAGCAATCTTGAAAGGATTCAACCTTCTTGG TGTTGCTAGAGAGCCAAATTTGAGGGAATGGACAGCCAGGACAGAAATTTCTGCCAATTTACATGATCCT GTCAGAATTGCTATGGTTGGAAAATACACAGGTCTTTCAGATGCTTACCTCTCTGTTTTAAAG GCTCTTTTACATGCTTCTGTTGCTTGCCGCCGCAAACTTGTTGTAGATTGGGTTGCAGCAGGTGACCTTGAAGATGTTACTGCTGCAGAG GCCCCTGCTGCTTATAAGGCTGCGTGGGATCTATTGAAG GGTGCTGATGGTGTTCTAGTTCCAGGAGGGTTTGGAGATAGAGGAGTGCAAGGGAAAATTCTTGCGGCCAAGTATGCTCGCGAAAACAAAGTGCCATACCTTGGCATATGCCTGGGAATGCAAATTGCTGTCATTGAGTTTGCACGATCTGTTCTTGGCATCGCTGATGCTAACAGCACAGAATTTGATTCTGAAACTACAAGCCCTTGTGTCATATTTATGCCAGAG GGTTCAAAAACTCATATGGGAGGAACTATGCGTCTGGGGTCTAGGAGGACTTACTTCAAGGTTACTGActgcaaatctgcaaaact GTATGGTAATGTGGCGTTTGTTGATGAACGACATCGACATAGATATGAG GTCAATCCTGATATGATATCGCAACTTGAAAATGCTGGTTTATCGTTTGTTGGCAGAGATGAAACTGGTCGGCGCATGGAG ATTGTTGAGCTGCCTACCCATCCATACTTTGTTGGTGTTCAGTTTCATCCTGAATATAAGTCAAGGCCTGGGAAACCTTCTGCTCTGTTCTTAG GACTAATAGCAGCAGCATGCATGCATCCAAATACAATCCCACAGATCAATGGCCATGTGCCAAAGCCGGTTGCAAATGGGACGAGTAATGGACGTGTGACGGTTAAAGCCCACCAAAATGGACACGCCTTCAAGCCATCCAATGGCTCCCTAAATGGTGTGTATAGCAACGGTAATGGCATCCACTTTTGA
- the LOC126586979 gene encoding uncharacterized protein LOC126586979 isoform X1, with translation MKYVLVTGGVVSGLGKGVTASSIGLILQACGLRVTSIKIDPYLNTDAGTMSPFEHGEVFVLDDGGEVDLDLGNYERFLDLTLTRDNNITTGKIYQSVIDRERKGDYLGKTVQVVPHITDAIQEWIERVAMVPVDGKESPADVCVIELGGTIGDIESMPFIEALGQFSYRVGLENFCLIHVSLVPVLNVVGEQKTKPTQHSVRVLRGQGLTPNILACRSTKPLEDNVKAKLAQFCHVPAENIVTLYDVPNIWHIPLLLRDQNAHEAILKGFNLLGVAREPNLREWTARTEISANLHDPVRIAMVGKYTGLSDAYLSVLKALLHASVACRRKLVVDWVAAGDLEDVTAAEAPAAYKAAWDLLKGADGVLVPGGFGDRGVQGKILAAKYARENKVPYLGICLGMQIAVIEFARSVLGIADANSTEFDSETTSPCVIFMPEGSKTHMGGTMRLGSRRTYFKVTDCKSAKLYGNVAFVDERHRHRYEVNPDMISQLENAGLSFVGRDETGRRMEIVELPTHPYFVGVQFHPEYKSRPGKPSALFLGLIAAACMHPNTIPQINGHVPKPVANGTSNGRVTVKAHQNGHAFKPSNGSLNGVYSNGNGIHF, from the exons ATGAAGTACGTATTGGTGACGGGTGGTGTTGTTAGTGGACTCGGAAAAGGGGTCACAGCCAGTAGTATCGGATTGATCCTCCAAGCCTGCGGCCTTCGTGTTACATCCATCAAAATTG ATCCTTACTTAAACACGGATGCAGGGACAATGTCTCCTTTTGAGCATGGGGAGGTGTTTGTCTTAGATGATGGTGGCGAG gtGGACCTTGACCTCGGAAACTATGAGCGGTTTCTTGATCTGACTTTGACCCGCGATAACAACATCACGACTGGAAAAATTTATCAG TCTGTTATTGACAGAGAGCGAAAGGGAGATTatcttggaaaaactgtccag GTTGTTCCACACATTACAGATGCCATCCAAGAGTGGATTGAGCGTGTGGCAATGGTACCTGTGGATGGGAAAGAAAGTCCAGCTGATGTTTGTGTCATTGAATTGGGTGGAACTATAG GGGATATTGAATCAATGCCTTTTATTGAGGCCCTTGGCCAGTTTTCATATCGTGTAG GACTTGAAAATTTCTGCTTGATTCATGTCAGTCTTGTGCCAGTTCTCAATGTTGTTGGTGAACAG AAAACAAAGCCTACACAGCACAGCGTTCGGGTACTCCGAGGACAGGGTTTGACACCTAATATTCTAGCTTGTAGGAGTACAAAG CCACTTGAGGATAACGTTAAAGCAAAACTCGCTCAATTTTGCCACGTGCCG GCTGAAAATATTGTCACTCTTTATGATGTTCCAAACATTTGGCACATCCCTTTGCTTTTAAGA GATCAGAATGCACACGAAGCAATCTTGAAAGGATTCAACCTTCTTGG TGTTGCTAGAGAGCCAAATTTGAGGGAATGGACAGCCAGGACAGAAATTTCTGCCAATTTACATGATCCT GTCAGAATTGCTATGGTTGGAAAATACACAGGTCTTTCAGATGCTTACCTCTCTGTTTTAAAG GCTCTTTTACATGCTTCTGTTGCTTGCCGCCGCAAACTTGTTGTAGATTGGGTTGCAGCAGGTGACCTTGAAGATGTTACTGCTGCAGAG GCCCCTGCTGCTTATAAGGCTGCGTGGGATCTATTGAAG GGTGCTGATGGTGTTCTAGTTCCAGGAGGGTTTGGAGATAGAGGAGTGCAAGGGAAAATTCTTGCGGCCAAGTATGCTCGCGAAAACAAAGTGCCATACCTTGGCATATGCCTGGGAATGCAAATTGCTGTCATTGAGTTTGCACGATCTGTTCTTGGCATCGCTGATGCTAACAGCACAGAATTTGATTCTGAAACTACAAGCCCTTGTGTCATATTTATGCCAGAG GGTTCAAAAACTCATATGGGAGGAACTATGCGTCTGGGGTCTAGGAGGACTTACTTCAAGGTTACTGActgcaaatctgcaaaact GTATGGTAATGTGGCGTTTGTTGATGAACGACATCGACATAGATATGAG GTCAATCCTGATATGATATCGCAACTTGAAAATGCTGGTTTATCGTTTGTTGGCAGAGATGAAACTGGTCGGCGCATGGAG ATTGTTGAGCTGCCTACCCATCCATACTTTGTTGGTGTTCAGTTTCATCCTGAATATAAGTCAAGGCCTGGGAAACCTTCTGCTCTGTTCTTAG GACTAATAGCAGCAGCATGCATGCATCCAAATACAATCCCACAGATCAATGGCCATGTGCCAAAGCCGGTTGCAAATGGGACGAGTAATGGACGTGTGACGGTTAAAGCCCACCAAAATGGACACGCCTTCAAGCCATCCAATGGCTCCCTAAATGGTGTGTATAGCAACGGTAATGGCATCCACTTTTGA